Within Sphaerodactylus townsendi isolate TG3544 linkage group LG05, MPM_Stown_v2.3, whole genome shotgun sequence, the genomic segment ttttgttactgGATCCAAAGTAGCTTCAGTACTCTTTGCTCTTTTTGCGTAGATGCTAATAAAGAACTAGAAGCCTTCTTTAAGTTGTACATTGATGAAAAGCATATACTAGGGGAGTGTGGGGAAGGAGGACAGAGATGACATGGAAAAGGATTATGTCCTAAAAATTACTAAGTAGAGATGCTAATCACCAGAAAGGTTGTTcaggcttttttttctttttggggatggggggggggggaggaatgttgTTCTTTGCTGAACTTTGCAGCTAAACAATGGAGCATGTTTTTTATACCTTTGCTAACACATTATATCCTACAAGTTTATATAGCTGGATCATTAACCTGAGAGTAGAACCTGAAACCATAGATAAGCCATCAGTATTAAGGCAAGATTATTGCACCAGAAAAAGTATATACAGAATTAAACTCATGATTTTTTTCTCACCTGAAGAGTTAGCTTTTTTCAAAGGAAATATAAAGCAGCAAATGAGGTACTGAAATGTCAGTCCTAAAAGCGTTCTATCAGTCAACAATAATCCTGGGGTACAACATATTCCAACAGACCAACCCTTACTTACTAATATGTTTACTttctaaaacattaaaaatgtcatCCAGTGATTTGTGCACACACTGAAGGAATTCATGCACATTCCTAGCTGGATAGGTAGAAATGCTACATCCAATTGAGTAATCATGCACTCTATACGCAACACCAAAGCCATCAGGCACCACTGGGGCAAACCCACCCATGGTCACAGCTGGGCTGCTCAAAGTGCTGGTGGACAGAATGTTATGATTGATCTGTGCATAAGCTTGGTCTTGGTAAAAGTCTGGCAAGGGCATGCCACTGGATTCTGCCAAATACCGCAAGCCAAACAGGTGTCGGTCAAATCCCTGACCTGccaaaataaaatacagtcatgACTGACACTGTAAAAAATGTTGTTATGACTTATTTCACATCATCCAAAATGACAAATTATGAGCACTTCATATAATGAATATGCATTTGCACACAACACCACACATGAAGGTTTACAGCTTGGGCCTCCTACTTgataagcaggtggcagtggGGATCAGGAGCAGCTTCCACTGGTGAGGCAGCAGTGGCTTTTTTcctagggaaaaaaatcttgccactgtgcacatgccctggtaacatctagtgTAATCTACAGCAATGTGCTGTATGTGGGGCTGACCTTGAAAAGCATCCAGAAACTATAACTGGGATGAAGGCTAAGGCTGGGTTGGGTCATGGGGACCATATCTCTCCAGTCTTGTTtaatctacactggctcccaatttgcttttaGACAAAATTAATGGTcctggtattgatctttaaagtcctaaatggtgtgggaccagcataccttaaggactaCCTTCTCTCATTTGAACCTACCCATGTAGTCCAGTCTTCATCACAGCCCCCCTCTCAATCATTTGAGGCAAGGTGGACGACAACACCCCAAAAAAGGGCTTTCTCAGTCTGAACTGAAAAACTCAGTTACTGATGACATTTTGAGATaggcaaaatggaagaaaataattgAGAGGTTTCAGGCAGAGCTGATATACGGTGTGTAAGTCTTTAGTACTGCAATCCTCTACAATATTATTCCAGCTGAGGCCCACTGAAGCAACTCTGCTTAGTATTGCACTATGAGCATGACACCTGTACAATTCAGGTACAAGAATTATGGCAAGAAAGGAATTCAAACCCACAAGGCTCACTTTTCCACTTCAAAGTTCATCAGAGTTCATGGCTATTGCACAGCAGATCCAAAACAACTCTAGCAGATCCTTAAACACAACTGCCTGAACATCTACCAAGTAAACAGTACTGCTGTTCAAATATGGGTGAGCAGTTTCATGTCTCCACCCAAATATCTCCCACAGAAATACATAATACCATTTACTTAGACCCACGTGAATGCACCATACCTTCTGTCATCAAATGCTGGGCTGATTTGCTGAAATAAACATCTATAAAATATGCAATATCTTCATCGACACTACTAAGAGAAGCCTTAGTATGATAATCAATGCAACTGGATATACTATTAAGCACATCTACATTCATGTTTATAGTATTTTAAAGATGTAGATATAAGCTTTTTAAATAGTTGAAACTGTAAGACTgtaatgggatttttttaaattaaattttgaatATTCTGTCAATTTAATACAGGAATTAACAGTTtcagttatttagttattttcttttattagatttatatcccatcctttcccaacCATGGCAGGGCAgctgacaacattttaaaaaatctattaaaatacataatacattttaaaaccctGTCAATTAAAATTACCATCAGCAGTCCAGTATCTCATTCCATCAATGATTCCCTGATGATCAACCGAGGATGGACATAAAAGGAAATAAagacaaaaaccaaaaacagaGGGACTGAAGTTGTGTCACATCTACTTAGCACTCACACTTACCCATAGCAGCTTCTTTGGTGAGCTGGCTGTGATACTTAGAGCACTCTGCAATCATCTGTTGCAGTTCTCCTGTGCTGCGTCTGAGTGGCTCCTTGACGAAAGCCTCTGAACAGGACTTCGTAAAAACTGAAGCAGGACGGATGGTTTCAGTACGGCCATGTTTGAATGCTGCTGTGCTACAAGATTCATAGGTAGCCACAGTCTGGCCATATTGCTGCAGGAAGGCCATCTGGAATGCCAGCTGAACTACAGCATCAGGACTCAGCTTCTGGTTCTTTAGGAACTCTTTACCCCCTCTCTTGAATTCAAGTACATCCACTGTCAGCTTTTTCACAGTAGCTTCAAAATTCTGTTTCGCCTTGGTAATTCCTTCTTTTAAAGTATCATTCATTTTAAAGCTCAGTTTCTGCACAGCTGTGGAAGAATCGACTGCAGCCGACTGCGACTGGGGTGTGACAGGAGGTGAATGGGTGCTGtctttaaaaacttcattttgaAATCTCAGCATAGCCACTCCATCTCCCCATGAATGCTCAAAATGAACTGCTGCAGTGCCATCTTTGGTTAAAATAAGGTTAAATGACTTGTCATACCATCTGTTGGTGCCATCCCCATGAAGCATAGTATGGGACAAGTGGATGAGGTCTTTAACTGGAGAATCATCCAAACACAGGCAAAATATTGCTGAATCCACTTTCCTTAAGGCTTCCTCATTGCTACTGTCAAGCAGGTTCTGCCTCAGTGATGCCCACGTATCTCGGTTTTCAGTCGTCAAACAAGCAAGAGGAAATGCAGGAATGGCACTATTGTCAGAAAGGATGTATTTTAGGTGTGCTTGAATTTCTGAGGGCTTTATTATATTCCCATCTCTATCAATCACATCAAATGTGTAAAAATTTCCGCTTTTAAGCACTAGTAGGTGCTTTGCTTTTTCATCTGTAAAAAGTTCATCTTTACTGTGCTTTGGCAATCGTGTGGAATTGAAAAGCCTGAAGTACTGCGACATATCAAGTGGGTAAGCATTGACCATATAGGCACCAAACCAGGACAGAGAGGGTGGCACAAAGCGGATAAACCTTTTGAAAGCCTGAGTGTCACTTCTAGAGGGGTTAAGGTGAAAAACCTCAGGCTCCAAAAAGCCAGCCCTGAGAGTCTTCAAGAAACGCAAAGCAGAAACAGTCATGTTAGTTGCCCTTGTGAGCTGGTCATTATATTCAACTTTGGGATCAGGGCTGAAAACCATGAATGGATTGAAATTCAAAACAACCGATTCACGGGCCTTTAGGTACATGTCAAACCAGGGACCTAAAATATAGAGGTTTTAAAAATAGatgaacaaatacaaaacctgCTAGACAGATACATCTTATTAACATGCAGGTATCACACCTATTAATAGGGTCTTCAATTTTCAGATTTCTAGTCTTTCGGGCGCAACATGCACAAGTTAGCTTCCATGTTCTTGAAAACCAAAATGAAGGTTGTACTAATTTCTCCGATGTGAAATTGACATGTGGCCTGCATACAGTATTGTCCTGGAGGTATAGTTTAATGCTGAAAATCCACATACAGTGTACTCTTCTCTTTGTCCTACCATTATTTTATCTTTGAGAAATACCCTGTCACCACCCACCTTTTTAACCCTTCTGCCTCTTTCACTTCTGCTGTTTCCTCTCAATCTTTTCTACAGCAAGCCTCAGTTCCACAGCCAGTACATCACTCCTATTCCTGCCTTCCTTCTATTTATGCTTGGCTTACAATTCGTAGGTTTTTTTCCAGCCATGACGTCTGTAAAATTTTAATAGAAGATTAAAGTTTACTTCTTTACATCATCTTAGTAAAACAAGTACATTAGAACCACTTTTCCCCCATTTTATATCAAGACTGAGCAAAGTTTGGTTCTTAAAAATGAAGGCAACCAATGATACAAAGACAATCAATCCTAAGGCAATGCCTGCCATATTTGGCCTGTTCTGTTACAGTCATGCAGCTATTCATTACAATACAGATTACAATAACCAAATTTGCATTGCTTCAGTTAGAACTGAAAACCATGGGGGTCTGCAACAGATCATGAACATGGGAAAAACCGTTAGATGGAGGAACGGTTTTACTGGCTGTAGGATTCTGCCACTCTTTTTAATCCGTTTCTTAAAGGATTCAGGTAGCGGGAAAATCTTTGGTGGAATCCCATCCTCAGGAAGTAACTTTGGTTTCCCTTTGGGCAACCCTTAATTGGTTTCCCTTGAGTCTGCCCGGTAGGGTCCTCAGCATCAGCCGGATCATTCAAATCCAAGGCAGAGATAGTTTTAGTAATGAGCGGTGATAAATCCTCTGCTTTGAAAAATCTGGGACCCTGCTCTGGTTCCTCTGAGACCATTTCCTCTACATCGGAGAACTGAGCCTCATCCTCTAAACATTCTCCCGCACTTAAGTATTCATCTGGGAAGGGGACAGAATGTGCTAGATGATCTCCATCCCTAACCATGTCCAATGCCCCAGGATTCTGCCTAGTGGTGTTGCCTTGGGCTTGCTTCCTAACCTGTCCAACCCATGGGGTGGGCAAACTCACTTGTGATGGTGTTGCCAACTCCTGTCTGATGGACTGGGTTAGGAATTGAGCGAATTGGAAAGGAGAAATGCTGCTCCAAGCAGAGGCACCTTCAGAAAGGAGAAGGGGGTTGAGGgaggagggctggtctacctgttCACTCTCTCTCCTCGGAACTAAAGCACCCTCCGCAGGTCACGGAGCCATTACATTTAAATCCTGTCTGTGTTCCAAGACAGTTGGCTGACTAGCCTCCGCATTTTGTAGCGCGCTGCCCTCTGTGCGGGGCACTTTTCGCgcctgagaaggaggaggggactTCTTGCGCTTACCGCCAGCTGTGAATTTTTTTCTTATGATTTGTGGCAACGCTCTCTGACCCTGCGCAGGTCTGGCTGTTGCTCCCTCCTTCTCCTGGATCTTCCAAAACAACCCCTATCTGGGGAGTGGAAGCCCTGGCCGTAGTAGCCCCAGTTGCCTCTGCGGCAGAAAGGGCGAAAGTCTCCCTAGGGGGAGAAAACAGTCTACCAGCCATTAAACAGCAGTTCGCGCCAAAAACCTGTCAGTTTTTAAATGGTGCCCGCAAGTTTCTCCCCTCACACTCGCCTCAGCCGGTGCCAAAGAAATGTCCCTTCCACCTCGGACGACAAACGCACAGGGAGGAGGGAGACCacaagggggggggaacagaaaaaTTACTGATGGACACATGCGAGGAGTGTGGAACACAACACAACctgtcactcacacacactctTTAACACGGAGCAAAGAAGAAGTCATGCTCTCCCTTAAGAGGCAGGAATGTTACTGGCCGTTAGGAGGAAGTGAGCTAGTgaagaggaagtggaagaaaaaaccAGTGAAGTCCTGCCTCCTAAGTAAGGGacaagaacaaaaaaagggacaagaacaacaagaacaaacaATATCAACAAAAACAATGTTGTATTTACTTTCCTGTCACAGTAAACTTAGATGGCTCTTAGACAAAAAAATTGACGTAAGCGACTGGGATGGTGGTGGATTGGCAGTAGTGAAATAAGAAATCACACACATTTAGTTCACCAGTTAACACATACAATGAGGCTGGGAAATATTTATTCCTTCACTGCAAAATAGTTGTTATATTTGGTGTGTTAAGATTTATATTGCTTACCACAAATCTGCTCTTTCTCATATTTCCCCTTTATCAGAAAGTACTAAGTTATACTGTGTTCATTTGCCTGGCTATCAGGAGTTGAATTAGTTTGCTCACTATCCTCCCAATGATCATTTAGACAAAAAAATTTGCACTATTCTGTCCTTCCTCAATATTAATTGCATTAAAAACAAAGTAGCAGAAGGACAAAGACACAACAGATAAAATTATGTTCATGTTCCAGAGATTTAAATACTATAATATGGTCCATTTTCAGTTTGGGATCACTTTCACACTTCTGAGCAAATACCATGACACAGAACACTTAAATTCACACTCAGGGCAGATAAATATACTGTATCCAGTCATTATCTTTCAGTATGTCCATCAGTcattcagccagccaatcagctaGTTTTGATGATGTCCTAAGCAAATTCTAAGGAGCAcattatttattgtgtatgttttgtaTACAAACACTTCtacatttatatatttacaaCCTTCAAAAGGATttacacagtaaaaaaaacatcTCAGtgctaaatgaataaatagtatTCACTAACCCAAATGCTATAAGCcttctcttgctttcttttcctctctgtcTGTCCTTTGTTCTATTACATTTGCTCTCTCCTTTTCTCAGGTCTTCCTCTGTCTGCATCTTCCCTTCTCTTGCTCTGTGACAAAAGACAGACTGTTCTTTTTTGTTAAAGGCTGACgctgttccccttcctctctctctcatgcCTGCTTTCCAGGGGTAAAGGATTTTATAGCTGAGACTTTTGGATTCTCTTGAGATCTTATTTGGTTCAACATCCTGAAACAGATTTGCATTCATTTTGAGATCACATCTGGATTGCTACATTAGctattttcacaccactatttcctttttccaaaGGCATTAGATATTATCGTAACAGTACGTTAACTGCACAAAAACTACTTCTGCCTGAACTGGGCATTTAAAAGAGGGAAAAACCAAAGGAAAATGGGAAAATCATTTATTTTCCAAGTGTAATTTGGGTACAGAAGCAGCTTAAAGCATTGAAGTCTACCTTCATAGAACATGCATATCATGCTAAACCATGCTTTTAATGACATCTGTTCATGCATACAGCTGTTACCCGAGTTGCTAATAGTTGCCTCGAAAATATTTTCCAGTCACAAGGAatgatatacattttaaataaatacatatgcgGAACAAAATCAAGAACAAGTGATAATTCACAAATATTATTGTACCTGAAATGTAACTAGTATGTTTATTTTGCTTATCTTGTGCAACCAACTGATCATGTAATTCTCTACCAATTCCATTCCTAAAGCTGTCAGCAAGTTGCtcggttttccttttaaaaaaaagagagaattattTTTAGTAAAACTGGACTTCTTTCCAAGAAGACAGTTGGAATGAAAGAGTTAATGAATACTGCAAGATAAATTGGTCCCAATACACAAGTATTGGCATCTTCTTTTTCTATCCCTTCCCCAACTGACTGCAAAATCTTCTGGTAGAAAATGAAGACATGCTATTAACTAGTTTCCAGTACTGGGCATCTGAGCTTGCCCTGGGGTGATGACCTGAATTACCTGCGCTCACTCACAAAGGGAATGGGAAGATTCTGCCAGCACCATGCAGGATTGCTCAGGCCCTTCACTTCTTACCTGAATTGATCATCATTTAAAAGAGGCTTTTGAGCATTCAGGTATCTTCTAATTGTGTCTTCCAGTTTTGGGATGGGCAAACTaatagaagattaaaaaaaacatacataaatacacTATCATGTTATTCTGAATATAAATGCtcaaataaacttttttaaaatgtctggttagcccaggggtagggaaccttttacgctcaaagagccatttggacccattttccacggaaaagaaaacacatagagccgcaaatactttttgacatttaaaatgaagataacactgtgtattttggttattTACCTTTACTCTTTGCCCGCCTATATAAAAAAACAATTATAGGCTGTGCTTGCTTACCCTGAAATCCCACAGGGTGCTATACCagagtaaaaaatatttttttatttatgtaccCAGAACACATGGCGGCTTCTGCAACATTTTGAACTTTTCCAAAAGAAAATAAGCTAAAAAATTAACAGCTCTGCTACGCCAAGGCATCTTTCACGAAGCAGCGATGCCCACCAGGCGGGTTAATCTGCCAGAGCAGCCAGTAAAAAACGGGAGACCAGCCTCAGGCCACCTCCCTCCCAAACGGCATGGGATcggacacccccacacacacggaTCCCAGCCAGCAGAAGGCTGCCTTGCTACCCTGTTCTGTCCCCTGGGTGCTCTGAGTATGCGTTTGGTTTGCTCGATAGGCAGCGGGCGACATTCTGccgcccttccttccttttccatggcagagctgagagttccccagctctgccatggcgaaAAAAATGCTGCAGAAGCCGCCGATGCCCCTCTGGCGGGCTAAATGCCTGCCAGAGTGCTCTCCAGTACAGGGCAGGTGGTGAACAGCactcaggccaccccctccctcccaaacggGCGTGGGATGAACACCCCCCCACCCATCTGgtcgcagccatgaaggctgctcCCTCAgacctgccctgcccccggctgctctTTGGGCTGCTGGCCTGGCCTCGGGACGCATGCGATAGCAGCTTCTGCAGCCCATTTCCTCcaaggcagagctgagagttccccagctctgccaagggatgggaaagaggctgcagaagccgccgctgcccctcaggtggagccAAACGCCCCCCCAAGAGCTAGCCGAGGCTGACAGGGCAGGGAGAACCAGCGCCCaaggccaccctccctccctcccaggtaTTTGCCTGaatgatcgcagccatgaaggctgctttgtaCCTGCCTGCCCCCCCGGCTGCTCTGAGGGCGCTTTGGTCTGCTCGACGACGGCGGGCGGCTTCAGCCAGTCTGTAagtgaattccatagaagcagaaataaaaggctcctTTACAGGTTGTAAAAGACCgctattcagacatcttagaaaagctCAAGGCACCGCGGTGGCagggaataagatctcccgccaagAAACCCAGGTTATAacttctgtccatcccatcctccCCGATCTCCATGGGAACGGGAGGTCCTTATCTCCCCAGCAGAATAAGGTCTCCGCTGAGAAGCTGGCCTCCATCGCCTGGCTGTGGAATGtcgtcaaggccaggcggctgcccctctcatcaacaccattgaatccttacactctgcctccttaaagaagaccctcccccaggCCTGGTGCGGAAGAGCGcgagtggaaagcagaaataagggatgGGCGCCACATTTTctgaataaaacccattgattatacccagagggaataccccacccaagagaccaaatattgtaagcgtttggcCATGACAAAGCAGAGTCTTAAGGATAagaggatggcgtcaatttcgtaatgcttctgtggccatcaataatagtcggtggggaatTCTCCGGCTGGTCGTGCTgtggcatcggaaacgggagcctctttgagtaaactggaatggaagacagggatgaaTGTTACCAAGAGAGTTAGTAAATCTAaactggcagtgacatcattaatcactttagtaatctggaaaaaggtcccacgaatcttttgcctagtttctTAGAAAAATTTTATGCACGCCTCtcagatttttggtagacaacatacacccaggcttccacacgcagagggaaatccgaaggtgcttatccgcttgcagcttttgggagtctttagcccgTTGTGGGCAGTCTCGACcgcttttccacccctcggccagggaTGAAATCTATTGTtgaaaactctggaggatccatcGCTCAAGCAGGTAGTtggcggcaacggcgggaaggagccaccagacacaatttcggcggggtttttttttgtaccgctatgaaccgcattgttataggcgcattccgcaaacggaattagctcgcactaattgtctttggtggtggttggtgtaacaacgtaaatactgctctagggttctgtctgctctctccgactcaccggccactttgaacgtagtATGGGGCAGCAatcgccggggcggcccctaacaaatcctagaaaagctttccagaactttgaaaatgaattgggggccgctggCCTGGAGACCACCctaacgggggcggagtgcagacggtaaatatgctgaatgaacagacgagctaacttaggagccggagggggaTGGAAGCACAGGGAATAAAATAGCTTTGTTTGTGGTACaagtccacccccacccacacgcCCGTGTTGCCACGACtgtctggcaaatctgtaataaaatccatggagatgacttcccaggggcgggaggccaccgggagaggtttcaacagaccatgggactttcccggaacggtcttggcttctgcacaaacagaaagCAACCTTTATTATACGCCTCATCGTTCCTTATGACAAGcaagcgccaccagaactgacgggcgggccaaatgcagagttttgtgaaagccaaaatgtccagccggaaGCTGGCATCATGACAGGGCCTCGAGAACCtgtttacggagggggggaggcatcgcactaACAATCCCCTCACCGCCAAACGCCATCTCctccaaacgcaactgggagtcaccttcctccgccggaggctcgtgcagccccgccttctcgagttcccgtaggaaaggagagaccaggctgggaatgggcggaggaggagcggatgtctgagatcgggtgacagccagctccaattgggagggggagagaacagcgcgctggaatgtcccgtaaggcagcttcCACCCTCCTCCCCGGGTAGGCTGAAAGCTTATCAGCcagttttattggtttttccggtgGAAAAATGGACCGCGGGAAAGAGAAACGgtgaaaagaaatcggcccaacgtaagCGCTTCGCGGACagcttgaggggggtggagagggcggccaagttcttgtgatccgaccaaacttgaaaggggtggttagccccctccagccagtggcggcaagtggagagtgctactttgatggccgcagtctctttatcccctacagtccagttgagttcagcaatcgagaatttctttgataaataagcacatcgaaccagcctatcatctctTTATTTCTCTGGGTAAACAGGGTTGCcctaagcgctttgtccgaggtaATCCACGTgtccacaaacgggagatctggatcagggtgctttaggataggttcggtggtaaaagcagattttaaaagttgaaaggtCATTCGACATTCTTCTGTGACTGGTGGTGTTAAATTCCGGGCTTGGCGGTCAGTGGATCTCCACCCCTTAGTGctgcagaggtctgtgagagggagagtcagttcagcttaattggggtataaagtcacaatagaaattagcaaaacctagaaaagattggagttctttcggGTTGGTGGGGTCCGGCCACTGGAGTGACCGCGATCAAtcttttagcaggatccatttttaggccctcggcttagatccggtaacccaaatagtcaatagaggtttggtggaaacagcacttggaaagtttggcaaagagggagttgttggaGCAAGCGCTTCTATACTTCCCGAActaatgcttcatgctcctccatggtttgtgaataaattcaaaacggccatctaagtacaccaccactacccttgtacaataaatcatggagaacttcgttgataaggggcTATAAAgtctccgggggccccacttaacccgaatggcattattggcattcaaactggcccaaactttgtgttaaatgcagtcaagggttcatagccttcagcaattctgaccctgtagtaagcttctctcaagtccaacttagtaaagatatTCCTTTGCCTAATGCGCCTAAAAGGTCCTTCCttggatcaaaggcaaagggcatttattggacagggagactgcattggagACCTcgggtaatctgtgcagagccagaagacccatctttcttttttacaaacaatacaggagcagcagcatgtgtgtgtttgaagtTCAACAGCATGAACCCGCTGAAGGAAGTtctttgtctaagaaggcactaagttccttctcctcattgggactcatacggtagattctgcAATCTTTGGGCAAGCCATGCCTGGCTGTAttaatgcattttgcagtcagtgtctctatggggtggcaactgatcgcattcttgctcctgaaatactctggctagatcttggtacgcgggtgggatgccggtagaatcgggagcaatcgctgatgaagccagggggggggggtgtgtgtcaggagaagctcgagttttccccccaattcatgtgttccccgcagcgagggtcagtgaattccaagatcctttctttccaaaggaattt encodes:
- the CPT2 gene encoding carnitine O-palmitoyltransferase 2, mitochondrial: MKAPAQKPGQTPPRTGKGREDRRPAEPKSDTDLIQPFKGNPPRSPPFHVTIHEVEGEWPEKREWWLLRKKKRRRQPHCSPCNSRFILAGWAEPTPPRGGSRQAELWRGESREARRVNAIARRNKRPTMAAQAVLVSSSSGFRGASASRLQPVCAGLRRKYSQDGSASQFLHRSLVPTMHYQKSLPRLPIPKLEDTIRRYLNAQKPLLNDDQFRKTEQLADSFRNGIGRELHDQLVAQDKQNKHTSYISGPWFDMYLKARESVVLNFNPFMVFSPDPKVEYNDQLTRATNMTVSALRFLKTLRAGFLEPEVFHLNPSRSDTQAFKRFIRFVPPSLSWFGAYMVNAYPLDMSQYFRLFNSTRLPKHSKDELFTDEKAKHLLVLKSGNFYTFDVIDRDGNIIKPSEIQAHLKYILSDNSAIPAFPLACLTTENRDTWASLRQNLLDSSNEEALRKVDSAIFCLCLDDSPVKDLIHLSHTMLHGDGTNRWYDKSFNLILTKDGTAAVHFEHSWGDGVAMLRFQNEVFKDSTHSPPVTPQSQSAAVDSSTAVQKLSFKMNDTLKEGITKAKQNFEATVKKLTVDVLEFKRGGKEFLKNQKLSPDAVVQLAFQMAFLQQYGQTVATYESCSTAAFKHGRTETIRPASVFTKSCSEAFVKEPLRRSTGELQQMIAECSKYHSQLTKEAAMGQGFDRHLFGLRYLAESSGMPLPDFYQDQAYAQINHNILSTSTLSSPAVTMGGFAPVVPDGFGVAYRVHDYSIGCSISTYPARNVHEFLQCVHKSLDDIFNVLESKHISK